The following DNA comes from Diprion similis isolate iyDipSimi1 chromosome 14, iyDipSimi1.1, whole genome shotgun sequence.
gataaaaaccaTAGATGGGTACCCTGGGTGCATATTAATGTAGTAGAAGCTGGGTGCGCACGTAAGGGATACGACAGTGGGAAAGGAATGTGGGGTCTGGAggacataaaaaattttggaaggtgaaaaaacgccattttttgaaatttcaaaaacattctCACAAATTCACCGACGAAAGGCCATTATTTTAAGCCAAATGCAAAAATAGagactatttttcaaaatctattaCACcaatatgaaaaaagtaaaaatttgtgaacGTGATGTTAATGGTTCCCAGAATCTTTCAAAATGACCCAAATTATCGTATTTGATTGACAAACTTTTGAGAATTGattctatatttaaaaaaattacgttattttacctttaaaaatttataaaaaaattacggttCGCAATAAAAATCGGAAATAATTCAGAAGTCCTATTCAAAATCAGGAGAATCGTATAGCATAATTATGAACAAAATCAAGATTGGTGCAGGAAGATCATTTGTCGAGTTCGCATGGAATACCTTGTATACAGGTTATCAAGTACTCTCACAAAGTTGActcagttttaaaaaaatttaccgtgTTGACTGAAATTAGGGAATTGTTTGAATAAAGTTTGCATAACTGATCTCACAgtcattttaaatttctcaaaatttgtgcccacataatattttctttcaaacattCAATAGAGCAATATGACAGAAACAATTAGATGATTGTTGTTACAATATGTATTTTACACACCTGATCTTTAgctcaatttcaattaaacttgaattacacttttttttatagactATCATGTTTTTACAATCATATCAGGTTGTAACCATCCTGACAAGCATTTTGCTGTAATCATATGTTTGTAAAATACACATCAATGTGTATTCAAATGTGATGACGAAAGAGCAGTCTTATACTTgagaatatatttattgacATGACaacgaaattaaaataacTTGCTTCGATTATCGCAGCGTAGACAGTTATTATGTCTATGTTGAAAATGCTACTTGAACAAATCTATGACTGTAAACAAAACTGTATCAAGTGGCATTTCCAATTTTGTAAACATTTCTTGATTGATAACTTTACTGCAGATGTACAACTATTAGAAATTCATCTATAACACTCATTCCTTCACATCACACAGTCTGCATTGACTCACTATATCAATAAGCCATGAACTATCCATATGGCCATATTGTCTGACAAATCTATAGTTACAACAAATAGCGTGCTGTAGATAAGCCGGGTCATGCAGTGCTGTCCGCACGACTTGTAGCCGTTCCATCGGGGATATTGGTTCCTCATCGTCAGAATGATCTTCTTGTGAACTTTTCCAATTTCGCAAGAAATGGTATAGCATCAGTATTTCGACAATCTTCGATGATTTATCTGGAAACAATTGTGTCCACAATAAGTAACAATAAgattgtgaatattttataaccgATTTCGAAAGATTAGAAATGATATCAAATAGTAAATATCGAACATTACCGATGTAATCATACCTTAGaacaaaaatgacaaattattACACACTGTgttagaaagaaatttcagTAACACCTTGGTgacaatatttcatttgaatttatagATATATTGACACAACTTCGAATGCTCAGCAAAACCATGAAATGCCTCAATATGTAGCCTATCTTGCTGTTGATTATGGCACGTGCCATTTGAACTTGGACTGTAGGGCAAGGGGTCTACAACTTGAAGGTAATACATAACGTGAAATTCATTatggaataaataattaaataaagtgATTTCTCCAAAGTTGTCATTAGCTGGATTTTAATAACTAATATAACTGAATGAactcgtacaatttttataacttttgaaatattatttcaaataaatttgccTATAAAATTCAGTTGCACTTGAGTGCTAAATATGGatcaaattcatcaaaatGTTGACTATCGaagcttgaaaaatttggcttttttttaatcagagaATGGCGATAAAAGCTTTTTGAAATCTGTATTAAGTTACTCCATATTCATAAAGAAATAATGTGACCAGGACGAGCTGTAAATCCTCACCATTTCGGATATTAATGCTGATAGGACAATAGAATAGGAATTCTTTACTATCCAGGCCAATCTCTGCTTTTTGTTCGTCACTCATTCGAGATACATTGTCTTTTAGAATCTTTATAGCGTCCGGGGTAACAAGGCCTTCCAAACTCTCGTAATCTTCTCTAGACAAAGC
Coding sequences within:
- the LOC124414930 gene encoding uncharacterized protein LOC124414930 — its product is MSSALYCSSRCIMHTNYRRLNVTAFIKKNNNNTDLAKYSRKFAVNSVLSYRTPSTHRYFSTQQNENIKKPDIPLMDFPTTSNPAIFQLLKSFLAVKFGIPRIDREFDLDEFMTGSKQAVLVVSNALSREDYESLEGLVTPDAIKILKDNVSRMSDEQKAEIGLDSKEFLFYCPISINIRNDKSSKIVEILMLYHFLRNWKSSQEDHSDDEEPISPMERLQVVRTALHDPAYLQHAICCNYRFVRQYGHMDSSWLIDIVSQCRLCDVKE